The Antarcticibacterium flavum genome contains the following window.
CCGGATATAAGTCATGTCGCCTGTATAACGGTGGGCACACAGCCAGTAAACCAGGTTTCCGCTATGCTTGTCTCTGCATCCTCTGTAAAATGCGATTTTGCCACACAACTACCAATTTCGTTACTTCATCAGCGATTCATTTGCATTCATCTCTTATATCCCTACCTGATGGATTTGTTCCACCTTTTCCCTGAACGTTCACCACAGCGGCCTTACGGCTTTTGCAGCACAGGGTGGTTTGGCAACCCCGCCTGAACAGCGTTGCCGATACTTCGTTCTTATGACTAAGAGTTGTATCATCTTTATTACAGCATGTTAAAGAACTTCAGCCGTCTTTAACTTCACGGCACAAACAGAGTTTAAAAGGAGTTAAAAATGGGAGTTGCACGGAGTTAAAAGGATTGCGCGGAAAAGAATTCCCCTCCTTCGGAGGGGTGCCCGAAGGGCGGGGTGGGCACTGCGTGACTGAGATTTTTTTCACTTGTAAAATGAACAAAACGGATAACAGAATAAATCTTCTAATTAAAATTGCCGACCACTTTTAAGCTCTGAACTAATATCTCTTTTCCCGCTTTGCCCCTCCCTAAAGGGGGTGGGAAAAGGGGGGTGCTCCGTTGATGTTTGTTGGTTGGGGTTTGGTACCTGGGAATTTATTTATTTCTGACTCCGCGTATAACTCCGTGCTAAACTCCCCTTAACTCTGTGGTTAAAAAATTCGATCTGAAATTTATGTATAAAAAAACTGCCCAAATTGGGCAGTTTAGATAATTATAGAATGGTTAATAATTCTATTCCTCGTCTGGTACTACGGTAATGGTCAAAGTAACAGTATCTGTACATTCCCCATTTGTTAAGATATAGGTAGTCGGATAATCTCCCGGGCCACCATTTTCTGCATCATTGAAACGGTTGATAAGGTCCCAGATAGAAGGATCGAAATTTCCGTTTCTTGCAATTCCCGGTTCAAGAAGGCTTAAGTAAAGCTTTCTTACCTCATCCCAGCTCTCTATAGCTGCAGCTTCAGAATAAGTTATAGTCCTGGAATTATCTGCACCGGCATCTACCCCGTCACAAACCGGTTCAGATTGCTCATCGGCCACCACGGTTATTGTAAGCATCACAGAGTCTGTGCACTCTCCGTTGGTTACAGTATACTCGGTTGTATAATCCCCGGGACCACCTACTTCCTCATCATTATATTTATTGATAAGGTCCCAGATAGATGGATCAAAGTCTCCATTTCTAATTACTCCCTCTTCAAGCAGGCTCAAATAAAGTTTTCTAACTTCATCCCAGCTCTCAATGGCTTCAGCCTCAGATTGAGTAATAATCATAGAATTATCCTCTCCTGCAGTGAAATTATCACAGGTAGGTGCACTTTGATCGGCCACTACAGTTACTGTAAGCATGACGGTATCCATGCATTCCCCATTGTCGATGGTATACCAGGTAGTATAATCCCCTAATCCACCTTCTTCCGGGTCATTAAATTTATTGATAAGGTCCCAGATAGTAGGATCAAATTCCCCACCTCTATAAACTCCTTCTTCCAAAAGGCTTAAATACAATTTTCTTACTTCATCCCAGCTTTCAATTGCTGCGGCTTCAGAGTAAGTAATAGTCATGGTGCCATCAGCACCTGCGCATCCTGGTTCTTCCCCATCTGAAACCGCATTCATTTCCAGCAGCTGACTTTGCTGAATCTCAGTTTCTATAGGATCTACGGAACACGAAATAAAAAATAAGCCAAAAATTGGCAGTAGTAAAAACTTCTTCATAATCATGGTTTTATTGGTTTACAGAGTAAAAATAATACTTAGATAAGGGCAAAAAAGAGCCTTTCGATATAGGCTATGGATACTCGATGAAATGCACGATTTTTAGGATATTGTGAATTTATTTGGAAGAAATGCTAAAATTTTAGTAGGATTTACTTTACTAAAATTTTAACCAAAATGTTGGAAAGTCTTAAAGAACAGGTAATAATCGGCTGTAATTAAGGGTAGGTCCATTCCTACAAATTGAGTTGATGTAGGAAACAAAAATAAAACAGCACCAAAAGAGACTTTTGGTGCTGTTTGATAATTAAAATTTATTCCGGATCCGGGACCACGTTAACAGTCAGGAAAACGGAATCTGTACAATCCCCTACAGTGATAGTATACTTCAGGGTAAACTCTCCTGTTCGTCTTTCCTGCCAGTCGTAGATCATATTCCAGATAGAGGGATCAAAGGTCCCGTTTGTAGGAACTCCCGGGTCAAGAAGGCTCACATACATTTTACGTACCTCATCCCAGCTGGGAATGGCTGCCGCCTGGGATTCAGTAATTGTAGTGGAATTATTACTGCCGGCGCTCACTCCTTCGCAGGCCGGGTCACAGCTTTGCACACAATATTCAAAATAGGACCAATTTCCTTTAGGCCCCTGCAGGTCCCCTGCCCATAAGGAAGAACTGTTGGTACCATTTGAAAAAATCGCATTTGCGGCAATATAGAAGCACTCCTCATAACTACTCAAGGGGAAAATAAAAGTATGGGAATCTACTCCCGGAGAAAAGTCTTCCTGATGCTCCATTTGACCCGGAGGGAGATTGCCCTGCCCTACCAAAGGAAAATCCTGCAGGGTGTTTCCAAGCTGTAACCTGGCTTTAGAGAGACTGTTCCCTGGCTGAGCGGAAATAGTGATATACAGGTTAGTGTCATCATTGGTGATGTAAATTTCCCCTGAATCATTAAAGTCAAGGCTTTGTGTTTCACATCCCTCAACTTCAAATACAGCATTCTTTTCGAGAATTTGTTGTGGTTCAAAATCCAGCTCCTCATTATCTACAGAGCAGCCAATAAGAAGCATCGCTATAAGCGGAAAAAATAAGACCTTCTTCATAATCATCTATTGTTTAGGTTGTTATATTAAATTTAAGAAGGTTTTTTCGAAAAATTTTCTGCTATAGAAGTTATTCGTTATAAGGATATAATACTCGTTTAGAGGTATAAAAACTATCCTGCAGGCACGAATTTATATTTTCCTTTGGAGGAAAATGTAGGAGAAACCGCCAGGATTTCTTTCCAGCTGCACCAGGAGAAAATAAAAATTTGGCCTAAAAAGCATTATTAGGAGTTTTTCTGAAAAATGTAAAACCTATTTGAAGCAACATACTACAACAGCTGGGACAAATAAATTATATTTGTTTGAAACTTAGAATCTATGGATAAAAAAAGGCTTTTCATATACGGTGTAGGCAGGCTCGCAGAATATGCTGCCTATGTCTTCGAGAATGACAGCGAATATGAAGTTGAAGGTTATTGTATAGAAAATGAATATTTTCAAAAAAATAAAGATCAAAATTCAGGTACCAGAATCTTTGAAAAAATTGAGGATTTGCTGCTTCAGGAGGATTATTACCTGTTCATAGCAGTAGGAAATAATGTGGTGCGGGAGCGAATCTACACCGCTGCAAAGGAAAAAGGGATCAAATTAGCCACTTATATCTCCTCCAGGGCATCTACCTGGCCGAATATGAAAACAGGTGACAACTGCTTTATAGGGGAAGGCTCTGTAATCCAGCCTTTCGTTACAATAGGAGCAAACTGCATCTTATTTGGAGCCAGACTAGGTCATCATACACAGGTAAGTGATCACGTACTCTTAAGCGGGCCCACTATAGGCGGTAATGTAATTGTTGGAAAATATACTTTTATAGGGCTTAATGCGGTTATACTACAAAACCTGGAAATAGGAGCCAAAAATATAATAGGTATGGGAGTTTCCATTAAAAGCTCTACAGGAGAAGGGGAGGTATATTCCTCCCCCACTTTTAAAAAAAGAGAAGTGAGTTTTGATGATATAAGTAACAACTATCTCAACTAGAAATATAGATGGACTTCCGGGAGTTTAAAGAGAGATATCAGAAAAAAGAGGTGGAGGAAATCTCGTATTCTCCTCCAGAAGAACCGGTGGTAAGTGTTCTGGTACAAACCTACCAGCAGAAGGATTTTATAAAAGAGTGTCTGGACAGCATTTTAATGCAGGAGACCACTTTTGATTTTGAAATACTTGTGGGAGATGATGGCTCAATTGATGGAACCCGAGATATTTGTTTAGAGTATGCAAAAAAGCATCCTGAAAGGATAAGACTTTTCCTCCATCACCGGGAGAACCAAATTAAGGTTATGGGTGAACCAACTTCCAATTTCAATGCGTTTTATAATTTTTTCTCCGCCAGGGGTAAGTATATAGCGTTTTGTGAAGGAGATGATAAATGGACAGATCCTTTGAAGCTGGAGCAGCAGGTGGGGTTTCTGGAGAAGGATCCAAACTTCGTGCTTGCCTTTCATGCCTTTAAAGAAACAGATGAGTTTTCAGCAAATAATGCTAATGGACTTGATCAGGTTCTTCACGATGTTCCCTCAGAAAAATTAAAACTTTTAATTTTTCATCCTTTATTATCCACGATTTTTTTTCGAAATATAATGTCTGAGGTGCCTGCGGAAATAATGAGAGTTATCAATGTGGATAGTTTTTTTCTTTCTCTGCTTGGGCATTATGGAGATGCTAAGTTCCAGGCGGAAATCCAACCCAGTATTTATCGAAGGCATAGGGGTGGGGCCTGGACTGGAAGAAAAAAAGAGAATAAATTATACACCAAAATTAATACATATAGTCATCTCTCAGCCTATTATAAAAAACAAAAAAACAGAAAATTAAATTTATTCTTTAGGACTGCTAGACGAAACCATAGAAAGATGTTATTTTTGCACTACCTTTTCCAACTGAGTTTCAGAAAACTTTTCCGCGTGATACTTAAAAAAAGACTTAATAGTTGAAATTATTTTTCTAGAAAGCAAGCACCTTTTTTCCTTTTAGCAGTACATATCGTAATAAAGGTTTCAGATAATCAGGTTTTATTTTGTAAGCCTGAATATATAATCTCATGGCCTCACTACTTTTACCACTTTGTTGTTTTAGTAAACCAATTTGATAAACCAACCTTGCATGTGAAAGCGGATCAAAGAGATACAATTCCTTATGTTTTACCAATAAATTCTCTATAGATAGCAATTTATTTTGGACGGAGTTACTCTCACGTAATTTGGTATTTATATTATAAATAAGGAATAGACGAGAAATAATATGGACCTTAAGATCTTTTAGTTGCGAAATGCGTATTCCCAATTCATAATTTTCTCCAAAGTTTATTGAAGGATCAAATCCTCCTGCCTCTTCAAAAATTTTCTTTTTATAACAAGCACTTCCGGCTAAAAAACTGGCAGTAATATTATTATATATTTTTTCCAGACCAACAGGTTTCCAGTGGGAAGATTTACCATCTACCTTTTTTAAAACCTCCCAACAGATGAGGTCAAATTTCCAATATTCTTCCTCCCTTAAACATTTTAGTAGTCCCGGTTGGAAGCTGTCATCAGAATCCAGAAAAATTAAATAATCTCCCTTAGCTCTAAATACACCATGGTTTCGTGCGGCAGATACACCTCTATGTTCTTGATAATAGTGTCTAATTTGAGCTACATCCTTATAAGAATCAAGTATTGAACGGGTGGCATCGGTGGAGCCGTCATCAATGATAATTAATTCCCAACGGACACCCTTTTGCTCCGACACACTATCTATTGCAGCTGGCAAGCAATAGGCCCTGTTATAGGTAGGAATTATTATAGAAATTAAATTATCCAATTTTTTTTAAAGCTTTAGATCCAACTTCGGCCATATTTAAAGATTGCATTCCTTTTGTCCTTCGACAATTGTCAAAATGTCCTAGAATAATCTCAAGATCTTTAAGATTGTTTACCGGGTTAACCCCAAAATTGTGAGGATGCCACCATAGATGATAAATCTCATTTTTTTCGGCGGCATGTGTTATTTCCCCCAAGATTCTTTTCATTTTTAAATAATTGAGAACTCTTTTATCAGAAAACGGCCTTAATAATCTACTTGCCTTTTGTGAAGTTAGTTGTTTATCTAGTAAACTTACTTCCGACGGCTGATAAGTCTTGTCTTTCTTCCCCAGGTAGGCGTCCCCTGTCCTAAAAATTTTCTGTGCCAGACTATCTGTTTGGGTGTTCTCCCAATACCAAACCGTTGGATTGGAACGCACATTATTAATTCCATCAAGGGAACATATCTCAAGATAATCTAGGTTGATTTGATTTCGGGGAAAAACAAGTGATTCTAACTCAATATCAAATTTTTTAGCAAGTTTTATGGACGTTTGAAGGTCGGCTTTAAAAGCAGGTAGATCCTGCCCGGGTTCCAGACAATAATAGTGGGAATAGGTATGAGTTCCTATTTCCTGACCGGGTGCTTGTGCAATCATTTTAATTAAATCAGGAGCGAAACAAAGAGGTTCTGTCACTTTTGAACGAATCTTTTTTCCATAATTATAGGCAGAGAAGTTCATATTTTGATAGTTTGGTACTACTTCTGGAATGTTCTCACTCCATTCATCCCAATTTTCATTGAAAAGCATTCCCACAGTAGCCCAGGTACAGTGAATATTAAATTGCTGAAAAAGATGAAGTATCTTCGGAATAACTTTTCGAGTTTCAGTAAAATAGTCAATTTTTTCCTCGTAAGAAACCTTATCGAATATTCCCCACAAAAGTTCAAAATCTAAAGATATAACTAGAACCCCATTATTCATGTTTTATAATTTACTTTTTTTCCTGGATAATTTATCACAAGAAAATTTAAACATTGTGCTTTTCGAAATGTTTCAACCTTAAACTCCTTATTTTTTTTATTTTCAAAATCCTGTCATATCGTTTTTGAGCCATATAATAAAAAATAACAAAAAACAAAAAGTACATTACCATCGACTTCTGTCTCATTATAATTCCCAAATTTGACATAACAAAGGACATGGCAATAGAGGCAAGCAAGAAAACGGTTATACTCATTTTCACACTAACTGGGGATTTCCTTAAAAAACTAATAAAATCTTTTTTAATAATTTTAAAAAATAACAGTAAATATATTAGGTTCTCAAAAGAAACAATTAAACCCAATAAACCTGGAGCGTCAAAAAAAAGTGGACGGAACCAGAATGTGAACAATTTAATTACCATCGGATAATTGGCCATATCTACTCCTGAACCTGATTTCGCTAACTCTCCACCTCTATCTTCTGAGAACTGTTCGAATCCTTCAACCAGATTTTCACTTTCGTTTAAACCGGCCATACCCAGAATGGTATCCTGTACCAACAGTAGACTGCCAACCATTCCTATATAAATTACCATTTTTTTCCAAAGGGCAATCTTTTCCCGGCCTGTCATATAACCAAGTACCGCACCTGCCGCCACAAATAAAAAAACATGAGGTCGAATATAATATGTTATAAAAGAGCTTAGGATCAATGCTCCCCATCGATTTTTGGGATCTTTAATAGCATACGCAAACATCATCAAACCCATAAAAATAGGGGCCCCTTTGCCTAGAGAGGCAGTCCAAAAATGCATATTAGGTAAAAATAGAATAAGAACTAGAAAGTCTAATTTAAATACTTTAACCTTAACAGAGATATTCTCTCTAAAAAAAAGATAGGCATATAAAAATCCTAAATAGCCAAACCAGGAAAATAAAACCATCATCATTTCATAACTGAAACCAAAAAAATTGATAAACGGCCATGAAATAAAATCTATAAAAGTTGTACTTGTACCAAAATATTCTCCCCAACTATCTAAAAGTTGTGGTCTTTCATAATACATTTTTGAATCTGATGCATTATAAAGTGCATAGGTATAATAAACACCAAAAAATACTAAATGGTAAAAAAATAACCAATTCATTAATTTTTTAGAAAAGAACTTATGCTTTTTTTCAAACCCGTTAAAGAGGATTTGATTGATTAAAAAAAGCAGCAGTATGAGAACCAGGGCCCCAATCATGATTAAAACAGTTCCATATCGCCCAAGCTATAATTCCATAGCTTTATATTAGGCAGATTATCCTCCGTATAGTTAATTGCTTTGAACGTCAAAACCGGACCGAAATTCCGCGTAACTCCTATTTTGAAAGAAATATCTGCATTGGGCGAGATACTTAAAAAATGAGCCCCCGATTGGTCCGAAAGTTCTAAAATGGCCTTTTTAATATTTTTTTCCCCTATATCATCATACATTGCTTCCACAATCCGAAACTCTTTAATCCGGCCTCTATCCTTTGAATAGCCAGCAATAAAAAAATCTTCATTTGCAATTATACTATATTTTTGAATTGGGTTAATAAAATACCGCCAATTAAGATATTCAATGTTTTTAGGTGTAAATAAGGTTTTTTTTTGGGAGTTCTGTTTATTCTGTTGAGCTAATAGTTTTACACAACTCTCCACCTCCTCTTTATTTTGAAACCTGTAACCCTGGTTGGCTCCAAAAAAATTCAGAGGTCTAATTGTTATTTTAAGCTTCTCCACCTCTTCCCAACCCATTTTGAGATATCCCGGTTTGCTTTGAGCATTAGGAGTGTTAAAAACAAAATGATCACCCCGCTCTTTTCCTATCTCAAGGGCCTTCAAAGTCAATTTTTTAAAAATACCTTTTCCCTGATAATCCGGATGTGTTGCAGTATCCACTGCCCTGAAGGTCGAGAAAATTTCATCACCTTTTTGCCATTTCCACCTCATAAAAGCGCGCACTCCAATGATGATCCCCGCTTCCACAGCAACCAGAACAAGGGACTCCCCAAATGGATTTTCAATATGCTTATAACGCCAAATTTCTTCCGTCTTTTTAGAAGATGTTTCGCCCAAACTAGCTTTTAAAACCTCCAGAATTTGAGGTATATCATTTTGCTTGGCTTCTCTAATTTGCATGGATTCAATGGTTAAATAGTGTTTGTTTAATCCGTTAATTCGGAACCGCTTATTCGTTAGTTCCTTGTTTTGCTTTTATTCAATACCTCAATATAACATTCTTCCAGTTCCATCACCATTCTTTTCATACTAAAAGCCTCCTGGACACGTTTTCTCGCCGCTTTTTTATATTCTTCAAGCTTATCTGGATCATCTAATAGGATCTGAACTTTTGATGACAGTTCCTGCCACTCATCAACCGGGCAGGTCAGGCCGTCTTTTCCTTCCCTAATTACTTCTTTTATTCCTCCAGCGTCAGTAGACACAACTGCACATTCCATACTCATTGCCTCAAGCAGCGCTATTGGTAACCCTTCAAAAGAAGAGCTCATCATAAATATATCCATAGCGTCAAAATAAGGCTTGACATCTGTTTTCAACCCCGGAAAAAACACAATCTCCTGAAGATGCAGATCCTGCCACTCCTTTTTAACCTCCTCTTCCAAAGGACCTGCGCCAACTATAATGCCATATATATTGGAATTAGTTTCTCGCAACTTCTTTATAACTCTCAACCACTCAATGAGGCGTTTTTGAAATCTGAAAACTGCGACATTCCCTATAACGATTCCATTCTCTGGGATGTTAAAGTTTTTTCTAATTTCTGAATTATTAGATCTTTTAAAAGCCTTTGTATTTACACCATTCAAAAGGGTCTTAACCCGAACATTCGGTTCAATATTTTTTCTAATCGAAATAGTTACATCTTCAGAAACCCCAAGAGCCAGGTTCTGGGAATTGAAACTGAATTTATTTAAAGATTTAGTAGCAAAGTGGTACCGCTCCTGCATATTATGTTCAGTATAGATCACAGGAACCCCGGTTTTTTTATGAACCAATCTACCAACAAATCCAGCCCAGGGTAAATGGCAATGAATAAGGTCTATATGATTTAATTTACAATAGTTTATGATTTTTTTGTATTGCGCAATCAAGCGAATATTATCTTTTGCTTCCAGACATTTCACCATACCGCCCGCATCTAGAATGGCTTTTACCATCTGGTCTTTCCAGGGAAGAAAATAGATATAATGAAACTCAAATTTTTCCTGATCATGAAGCTTCAGGGTTTCAGGGAGTAGCATCTCTGCTCCACCCCGTCCAAGAGATTTAATTATATGCAGAATTCTGATTTGCTTCATGCGGGCTTTTTAATCCACAAAGTTACCCTAAATGCCAAAGGAGACAACATTTTTTGAGGATTTTAAGTATTATTAGCCTCTCTATGTATATACTTCTTTGTAAGCTCTTACAAAGCGCTTTGAAATTTTTATATTCATAAACTTTTTCCTAACAATTTTATAAGCCACTTGGATTTGTACTTTATCAGGATACTCAACTGCCCTAATTACGGCTTTTGCAAAAGACATTTCATCCCCCACTGGGATAAGGCTTCCGGTAGAAGAATTCACAATTCCCGGAATTCCCCCTACGTCATAAGCAATTACCGGAGTTTTACAATACATTGATTCCAATAGTACCCCTGGCAGTCCTTCTATGATGCTGGGCAGCAAAAATGCCTTGGAATTAACTATAATATCCAACACATCAGTTCTATATCCTAATAAGGTAACTCTTTCTCCTAGGTCAAAATTTTTAATTTCCTGTCGAATTTTATCTTCCAGTATTCCCTTACCTATTAATAAAAGATGAGTTTGGGGTAATTTCTTATTTACCTCCGAAAAAATACGCAATAGACCCAGGTGGTTTTTTTCAGGAACAAAACTACCAATGTGTAAAAGAATTTGTTTTTTAACAAACAGGGTCTTGATCTCATTAGAAAGAGAGCCCATTATGTTTTTTTCAATACCTATTTCCACTGTTGTTATTTTTTCAGGGGGATAATTATAAGTTACAATGAAATCTTCCTCGCACTCCTTAGAGACAGAGATAACTTTTGACACCTTAGATAAATAAAATTGATTTAATTTTCTTTTAAAGAAAGAGTTTATGAATAGGCCGGATTTATTTGCATTTCTAAATATTATAGGTGGTTCAAAGTTGAAAATAAACTTTGCACTTGCTGTAAACTTAAGAGTGTCCCCTGCATTAGCTTGAATAAGATCTGGTTGAATTTTTTTTAAGAGTGTACTAAATCTTTTCCAACCCTTAATGTCATAAAACCTTTTTTTAATTGGCCGGTTCAACTCTATGATTGAACCTTTAAACGGAAGGCTCGCGTCTCCTGGATATAAAGCCACCATCCACACCTCATGACCTTTTTCTAAAAGATGATTTGAAAGCTGACAAGCAAAGATTTCTGCACCACGCAATTGTGGGCGTTGAATAACGTGTATTATTTTCATAGGTCCCTCCTTAAGCTCCTTATAAGAGCATTAAATAGATTTAATTAGGTGGGGGGACAGAAGTTATTAACTTCTTCGATCACTTTCTGGAAAATTAAAAAATTCAAGAACAGCATGGAAACAATTTAACAAAAGAGAAAGATTTATTTGAAAATTGTTCACAAAAGCTCCTCGTAGGCGGTCAGGAATGAAGAGGCTATTTTTTCATTCATATATTCTTTAGTCACCATTTCTCTCGCTTTTTTTATCCTATCATTTTTTGATTTCTCCTGTCCAAGAATCTCCAATACGGCATTGATAAATTCAACTTCATTATTCTTTTCAACTAGACTTCCAGTTGTGTCGTTTACAATCTCTGAAACTCCTCCCACATTAAAAGCTACTACAGGAGTATTGCACAACATCGCCTCAAGAAGAACTCCGGGCAAGCCTTCGATTAAACTTGGTAAGACAAGAATATCCGCAGCTTCAATAAACGAAAGAGGATCATTAACAAATCCATATAATGTTATATATTTTTCTAATTCCTGTTCGTGAATTTTTTTCAGAATTTCCTTTTTCAAAGGTCCATCCCCCACTAAATGAAGATGTACCTCCGGGTTTTTATTTCTTATTTCTTTAAAAATTTTTAAAAGAGTAAAATGATTCTTTTCGAATGTAAATCCTCCTATGTGTAGAATATGCTTTTTGTTACCAGGTAACAGATCTTTTTTATTTATTATATAATTATTTTCCAAGCCCACCGGCAAAACAGCCGTTTTCCCCTTTAAAAAAGGAAAATTTTTTAGAATATCTTTTTCCGATACCCTGGACACAGAAATTACAAAAGCGACCTTTTTGTAAAAGACTTCATTAAGTTTTTTTTGAAGCGGAGATCTCAAGTACCTTCCAACCTCACTAGCATTTCTAAATATAATTAACCCCTTCCATCGAAAAGTAATTTTTGATAATACAACATATTTTAAGGTGTCCCCCGAATTTGCTTGGATAATATGAGGTTGAAAAGAGGAAACTATTTTTGCAAGTCTTTTCCAGGCGGAAAAATCTAAAAATCTTTTTTTTTCTGATGCGTTAAGCGAAATTATATTCTCTTTCCATGGCAAATCTGCATCTCCTTGATATATAGAGACCACCAAAATCTCATGTCCATAGGCTTTTTGATGCGTTGCTAATTGACAGGCAAACGTCTCTGCGCCACGATTTTGAACTTTTTGTATAAGGTGTAGGATTTTCATTGCTAGATATCAACAGATCCTGATAAAACCTGAATATTGTTAAAAATTTGAGTGGTGTATGTATGGTCGTTTTTTACTTTTTTAAAAATTCCATATAAGTCGATTCGTATTTTGATGCGATGTTCTCAATAGAGAATTTTTCAATCGCGGTTTTCTTAGCTTGCACCCGAAGTTTTCTAAAATTATCTGGGTGATTTAAAGCATTTAAAATAACTAGTTTTAATTTTTCTAAATTTCCCACAGGAAAGGTTAAAGAAGTATTC
Protein-coding sequences here:
- a CDS encoding acetyltransferase, with product MDKKRLFIYGVGRLAEYAAYVFENDSEYEVEGYCIENEYFQKNKDQNSGTRIFEKIEDLLLQEDYYLFIAVGNNVVRERIYTAAKEKGIKLATYISSRASTWPNMKTGDNCFIGEGSVIQPFVTIGANCILFGARLGHHTQVSDHVLLSGPTIGGNVIVGKYTFIGLNAVILQNLEIGAKNIIGMGVSIKSSTGEGEVYSSPTFKKREVSFDDISNNYLN
- a CDS encoding glycosyltransferase family 2 protein, translated to MDFREFKERYQKKEVEEISYSPPEEPVVSVLVQTYQQKDFIKECLDSILMQETTFDFEILVGDDGSIDGTRDICLEYAKKHPERIRLFLHHRENQIKVMGEPTSNFNAFYNFFSARGKYIAFCEGDDKWTDPLKLEQQVGFLEKDPNFVLAFHAFKETDEFSANNANGLDQVLHDVPSEKLKLLIFHPLLSTIFFRNIMSEVPAEIMRVINVDSFFLSLLGHYGDAKFQAEIQPSIYRRHRGGAWTGRKKENKLYTKINTYSHLSAYYKKQKNRKLNLFFRTARRNHRKMLFLHYLFQLSFRKLFRVILKKRLNS
- a CDS encoding glycosyltransferase family 2 protein, which codes for MDNLISIIIPTYNRAYCLPAAIDSVSEQKGVRWELIIIDDGSTDATRSILDSYKDVAQIRHYYQEHRGVSAARNHGVFRAKGDYLIFLDSDDSFQPGLLKCLREEEYWKFDLICWEVLKKVDGKSSHWKPVGLEKIYNNITASFLAGSACYKKKIFEEAGGFDPSINFGENYELGIRISQLKDLKVHIISRLFLIYNINTKLRESNSVQNKLLSIENLLVKHKELYLFDPLSHARLVYQIGLLKQQSGKSSEAMRLYIQAYKIKPDYLKPLLRYVLLKGKKVLAF
- a CDS encoding polysaccharide deacetylase family protein, which encodes MNNGVLVISLDFELLWGIFDKVSYEEKIDYFTETRKVIPKILHLFQQFNIHCTWATVGMLFNENWDEWSENIPEVVPNYQNMNFSAYNYGKKIRSKVTEPLCFAPDLIKMIAQAPGQEIGTHTYSHYYCLEPGQDLPAFKADLQTSIKLAKKFDIELESLVFPRNQINLDYLEICSLDGINNVRSNPTVWYWENTQTDSLAQKIFRTGDAYLGKKDKTYQPSEVSLLDKQLTSQKASRLLRPFSDKRVLNYLKMKRILGEITHAAEKNEIYHLWWHPHNFGVNPVNNLKDLEIILGHFDNCRRTKGMQSLNMAEVGSKALKKIG
- a CDS encoding GNAT family N-acetyltransferase; translated protein: MQIREAKQNDIPQILEVLKASLGETSSKKTEEIWRYKHIENPFGESLVLVAVEAGIIIGVRAFMRWKWQKGDEIFSTFRAVDTATHPDYQGKGIFKKLTLKALEIGKERGDHFVFNTPNAQSKPGYLKMGWEEVEKLKITIRPLNFFGANQGYRFQNKEEVESCVKLLAQQNKQNSQKKTLFTPKNIEYLNWRYFINPIQKYSIIANEDFFIAGYSKDRGRIKEFRIVEAMYDDIGEKNIKKAILELSDQSGAHFLSISPNADISFKIGVTRNFGPVLTFKAINYTEDNLPNIKLWNYSLGDMELF
- a CDS encoding glycosyltransferase is translated as MKQIRILHIIKSLGRGGAEMLLPETLKLHDQEKFEFHYIYFLPWKDQMVKAILDAGGMVKCLEAKDNIRLIAQYKKIINYCKLNHIDLIHCHLPWAGFVGRLVHKKTGVPVIYTEHNMQERYHFATKSLNKFSFNSQNLALGVSEDVTISIRKNIEPNVRVKTLLNGVNTKAFKRSNNSEIRKNFNIPENGIVIGNVAVFRFQKRLIEWLRVIKKLRETNSNIYGIIVGAGPLEEEVKKEWQDLHLQEIVFFPGLKTDVKPYFDAMDIFMMSSSFEGLPIALLEAMSMECAVVSTDAGGIKEVIREGKDGLTCPVDEWQELSSKVQILLDDPDKLEEYKKAARKRVQEAFSMKRMVMELEECYIEVLNKSKTRN
- a CDS encoding glycosyltransferase family 4 protein, which encodes MKIIHVIQRPQLRGAEIFACQLSNHLLEKGHEVWMVALYPGDASLPFKGSIIELNRPIKKRFYDIKGWKRFSTLLKKIQPDLIQANAGDTLKFTASAKFIFNFEPPIIFRNANKSGLFINSFFKRKLNQFYLSKVSKVISVSKECEEDFIVTYNYPPEKITTVEIGIEKNIMGSLSNEIKTLFVKKQILLHIGSFVPEKNHLGLLRIFSEVNKKLPQTHLLLIGKGILEDKIRQEIKNFDLGERVTLLGYRTDVLDIIVNSKAFLLPSIIEGLPGVLLESMYCKTPVIAYDVGGIPGIVNSSTGSLIPVGDEMSFAKAVIRAVEYPDKVQIQVAYKIVRKKFMNIKISKRFVRAYKEVYT
- a CDS encoding glycosyltransferase → MKILHLIQKVQNRGAETFACQLATHQKAYGHEILVVSIYQGDADLPWKENIISLNASEKKRFLDFSAWKRLAKIVSSFQPHIIQANSGDTLKYVVLSKITFRWKGLIIFRNASEVGRYLRSPLQKKLNEVFYKKVAFVISVSRVSEKDILKNFPFLKGKTAVLPVGLENNYIINKKDLLPGNKKHILHIGGFTFEKNHFTLLKIFKEIRNKNPEVHLHLVGDGPLKKEILKKIHEQELEKYITLYGFVNDPLSFIEAADILVLPSLIEGLPGVLLEAMLCNTPVVAFNVGGVSEIVNDTTGSLVEKNNEVEFINAVLEILGQEKSKNDRIKKAREMVTKEYMNEKIASSFLTAYEELL